A window from Salminus brasiliensis chromosome 7, fSalBra1.hap2, whole genome shotgun sequence encodes these proteins:
- the tcta gene encoding T-cell leukemia translocation-altered gene protein homolog isoform X1, with the protein MEEPWDFQVLSRVVDSLVAFLSEFIDDWLANDMRVSVFKILFSWLVLSLIAIHFAWKVYGNTVNDMYYRQGTGGQNGGTPETAPHFSGWESAAADALKTHRE; encoded by the exons ATGGAGGAGCCGTGGGATTTCCAGGTCCTGTCCCGGGTGGTCGACAGTCTAGTGGCGTTCCTCTCCGAGTTCATCGACGACTGGCTCGCCAACGACATGCGGGTGTCGGTGTTCAAAATCCTGTTCAGCTGGCTCGTCCTCAGCCTGATCGCGATTCACTTCGCCTGGAAGGTTTACGGAAACACCGTCAATGACATGTACTACCGGCAAG GAACTGGTGGACAGAACGGTGGCACACCTGAGACAGCACCGCACTTCAGCGGATG gGAGAGTGCAGCAGCGGATGCCCTAAAAACTCACCGCGAATGA
- the tcta gene encoding T-cell leukemia translocation-altered gene protein homolog isoform X2 — MEEPWDFQVLSRVVDSLVAFLSEFIDDWLANDMRVSVFKILFSWLVLSLIAIHFAWKVYGNTVNDMYYRQGTGGQNGGTPETAPHFSGW, encoded by the exons ATGGAGGAGCCGTGGGATTTCCAGGTCCTGTCCCGGGTGGTCGACAGTCTAGTGGCGTTCCTCTCCGAGTTCATCGACGACTGGCTCGCCAACGACATGCGGGTGTCGGTGTTCAAAATCCTGTTCAGCTGGCTCGTCCTCAGCCTGATCGCGATTCACTTCGCCTGGAAGGTTTACGGAAACACCGTCAATGACATGTACTACCGGCAAG GAACTGGTGGACAGAACGGTGGCACACCTGAGACAGCACCGCACTTCAGCGGATGGTAG